ACTGTCTCCAAACTTCTGGTACTCAGCGCGCTCACCCTCCCGTCGGTCCTGCCAAGCCAGGACCGGGCTGCGCTGGTCAATCCCCTCATCGGCACCACCAACGGCGGCAACGTCTTCCCCGGAGCGACCATGCCCTTCGGCATGCTCCAGTTCACTCCCGAAGCATCGCCCGTCAACATGCGCCGCATGATTGCCGCGCCCGGCGGATACGAGTATCGCGCCACAAAGATCCGCGGCTTCGCTCTGACGAACGTCGAAGGCTGGGGATGCGCGGGCGGATCCGGCGATGTTCCCTTCATGCCAATCACTGAGCCGGTCGCTACCTCGCCCTCCAAGGACTTCCGCAACGCCTACTCCGCCACCTTTCAGCACAGCGATGAAAAGGCCGAACCCGGCTCCTATCGCGTGAAGCTGGGCAACGGCGTGGAAGTCTCCCTCGCCGCCGCCACGCGTATGGGTGCGGCAACCTTCCGCTTCCCCGAAGGACAGCCGGCACGCGTCCTCGTTCGTACCTCCGACTCCGAGTCAGGTTCAACCGACGCCCAGACCAGCATCGACGCCAAAACCGGCACGGTCACCGGCTCCGTCACCAGCGGCAACTTCTGCGGATACCTCGGCACGGAAGACCGCCGTTCGTACTACACGCTCTACTTCGTGGCTCGCTTCGACCGGCCCGTGACCGAAACCGGCACATGGAAGGACTACAGACTCACGCCCGGCGCTACCACCTCGGAAGGCGGCAACGGCTACGGCCCCAAGGGCTTTCCTGAAATGGGCCACGGCTCGGGAGCCTGGCTCGGCTTCGGCACCGGCGGAGACCTCCGTCTCCGCGTGGCTATCTCCTACGTTTCGCTCGCCAACGCCCGGGCCAACCTCGACGCGGAGAGTGCAACTGCAACCACTTACGAACAGGTCGCCGCCAACGCACGTTCCACGTGGAACAAACGCCTCGGCCAGATCGAAATCAATGGCGGCACCGAAGAACAGCGCATCGTCTTCCACACCGCGCTCTACCACGCCCTCCAAACGCCTACCACCTATAGCGATGTGAATGGCGAATACACCGGCATGGATCGCAAGACCCACCACATCGTACCCGGCCAGGCTGCTCAGTATGCCAATTTCTCCGGTTGGGACATCTACCGCTCTCAGTTCCAGCTCCTCACCTGGCTCGATCCCAAACAGGGCAGCGACATCGCGCAGAGTCTCTACAACCAGTCTCTGCAGGACGGCGGACGATGGGATCGCTGGACGCACCTCAGTGGCGCGACCCACGTCATGAACGGCGACCCAGCCGCTCCCGCCATTGCCGACGTCTGGGCCTTCGGCGGCCGTAGCTTCAACGCCAAAGCCGCCCTGGCCTCGCTCGTCCACGCCGCCGACG
This genomic stretch from Terriglobus saanensis SP1PR4 harbors:
- a CDS encoding GH92 family glycosyl hydrolase, with translation MNLQGRSTVSKLLVLSALTLPSVLPSQDRAALVNPLIGTTNGGNVFPGATMPFGMLQFTPEASPVNMRRMIAAPGGYEYRATKIRGFALTNVEGWGCAGGSGDVPFMPITEPVATSPSKDFRNAYSATFQHSDEKAEPGSYRVKLGNGVEVSLAAATRMGAATFRFPEGQPARVLVRTSDSESGSTDAQTSIDAKTGTVTGSVTSGNFCGYLGTEDRRSYYTLYFVARFDRPVTETGTWKDYRLTPGATTSEGGNGYGPKGFPEMGHGSGAWLGFGTGGDLRLRVAISYVSLANARANLDAESATATTYEQVAANARSTWNKRLGQIEINGGTEEQRIVFHTALYHALQTPTTYSDVNGEYTGMDRKTHHIVPGQAAQYANFSGWDIYRSQFQLLTWLDPKQGSDIAQSLYNQSLQDGGRWDRWTHLSGATHVMNGDPAAPAIADVWAFGGRSFNAKAALASLVHAADVPTKEDLSHDGCPVECVGQRPGLDQWLKLHYIPVGAPAWGPAADTLEDVTAEFGISALAGHLGDEPTRRRFAERAQYWKNLWNPNATPNEGYIMNRNADGTWAKVEGENGGPLKNFTPDTEDGFVEGSAAQYVWMVPFNVAGLFEQMGGRDKAVARLDRFFYDEKDAPAVTKSGPLHAELNNEPSIETPWLYDFAAQPWKTQQLVRQVLNTIWKNAPDGIPGNDDLGEMSSWAVFASMGLYPEIPGRAEFVLASPLFPKITVHRPAGDIQIEASSASTNAPYIQGLKLNGKPATKTWLPESFALKGGHLDFDLSDTPNKNWGIHPGDEPPSFGPK